Proteins from one Telopea speciosissima isolate NSW1024214 ecotype Mountain lineage chromosome 1, Tspe_v1, whole genome shotgun sequence genomic window:
- the LOC122648263 gene encoding cation/H(+) antiporter 18-like: MASNATVCPAPIAATSNGVFQGNNPLDYSLPLVILQICLVITVSRTLAYFLGPLRQPRVIAEIIGGVLLGPSALGRNMSYLNSVFPSSSLTILDTLANLGLMFFLFLVGVELDPKSLRKTGKKALAIAAAGIIFPFALGIGSSFVLLQTISKGINTLPFVVFMGVSLSITAFPVLARILAELKLLTTDVGRMAVSAAAINDVVAWILLALAIALSTTGHSPIIAVWVLLSGCGFLICAILILPPLFKWMARRCQEGEPVDELYICATLALVLAAGFITDAIGIHCLFGAFVVGFLVPKDGPFASALVEKVEDFASSLFLPLFFVSSGLKTNVATIQGAQSWALLVLVIVTACAGKIVGTIVVSLLCRVPWREAVALGVLMNSKGLIELIVLNIGRQRQVLNEQTFTIMVLMALFTTFITTPLLVAVYKPARRATMNDYKHRTIERKKNSSTQFRILTCFHSSINIPTLINLIEVSRGTDRQQGLCVYSMHLKELSERPSAILVVNKARKNGLPFWNKGQRQVNSDHVVIAFEAFQQLSRVSIRPMTAISSMSTIHEDICTSAENKRVAMIILPFHKHQRVDGSMETTRNDFRWVNQRVLEHARCSVGILVDRGFGGTTHVSASEVSSSIIVLFFGGCDDREALAYGARMAEHPGISLTVLRFLMESEPEVVGIEKIEKLDSGNCSKDDEYLAEFQQKIQTENSIKYEVKMVRNAAEAIAMIRELSRSDLFVVGRKPEGKVAEILDVKSDIPELGPTGSLLASSDFSTTATALIVQQYHSLTSSDSPVISI; this comes from the exons ATGGCTTCCAATGCCACCGTATGTCCAGCTCCCATAGCTGCTACTTCTAATGGGGTCTTCCAAGGGAATAATCCTCTAGACTATTCATTACCTCTCGTCATTCTACAGATTTGCCTTGTTATCACTGTTTCACGCACACTTGCTTATTTCCTCGGACCCCTCAGACAACCTCGTGTCATTGCTGAAATCATT GGAGGAGTATTGCTTGGGCCATCAGCACTGGGTCGTAATATGAGCTATTTGAATTCAGTTTTCCCTTCGAGTAGCCTCACAATCCTAGACACTCTGGCCAACCTTGGACTTATGTTCTTTCTCTTCCTAGTAGGGGTAGAATTGGATCCAAAGTCTCTCAGAAAGACTGGAAAGAAAGCCCTTGCCATCGCCGCCGCCGGAATTATCTTCCCCTTTGCATTAGGGATAGGTTCATCCTTTGTCCTCCTACAAACTATCTCCAAGGGAATAAATACACTTCCCTTTGTTGTCTTTATGGGTGTATCCCTTTCTATAACTGCCTTCCCTGTCTTGGCTCGCATCCTTGCTGAACTTAAGCTCCTCACAACTGATGTGGGCCGAATGGCAGTATCAGCTGCTGCAATTAACGATGTAGTTGCTTGGATCTTGTTAGCCCTTGCTATTGCTCTCTCCACCACTGGCCATTCTCCTATAATTGCTGTGTGGGTTCTTCTCTCTGGTTGCGGTTTCCTTATCTGCGCCATTCTTATACTTCCTCCACTCTTTAAATGGATGGCAAGGCGTTGCCAAGAAGGTGAACCTGTGGATGAGTTATACATATGTGCCACCTTAGCTCTTGTATTAGCAGCTGGGTTTATCACAGATGCTATAGGGATCCATTGCCTCTTTGGGGCTTTTGTGGTTGGGTTTCTAGTCCCCAAGGATGGACCCTTTGCAAGTGCTCTTGTGGAGAAAGTGGAAGATTTTGCATCTAGTCTCTTCCTTCCTCTGTTTTTTGTCTCCAGTGGATTGAAAACAAATGTGGCCACGATTCAAGGGGCTCAATCATGGGCTCTCCTAGTCTTGGTCATTGTCACTGCTTGTGCTGGGAAAATTGTGGGTACTATTGTAGTCTCCCTCCTCTGTAGGGTACCTTGGCGTGAGGCTGTTGCACTGGGTGTCTTAATGAACAGTAAAGGATTGATAGAGCTCATCGTCCTCAACATCGGTAGGCAGAGACAG GTGTTAAATGAGCAGACCTTTACCATCATGGTTTTGATGGCTCTCTTCACAACATTTATCACCACACCTCTTCTTGTTGCGGTGTATAAGCCTGCAAGAAGGGCCACCATGAATGATTATAAGCACAGAACAATAGAGAGGAAGAAAAACTCAAGTACTCAGTTTCGGATTTTAACTTGTTTTCATAGTAGCATTAACATACCAACTTTGATAAATCTCATTGAAGTCTCTCGTGGAACTGATCGGCAGCAAGGTCTATGCGTCTATTCTATGCACCTCAAGGAGCTCTCAGAGAGACCCTCTGCAATTCTCGTGGTAAACAAGGCAAGGAAGAATGGGCTGCCTTTCTGGAACAAGGGGCAACGACAGGTGAACTCGGATCACGTTGTGATCGCCTTTGAGGCATTTCAACAACTAAGTCGTGTGTCTATAAGACCCATGACAGCTATCTCTTCAATGTCTACTATCCATGAAGACATCTGCACTAGTGCTGAAAACAAGAGAGTGGCTATGATCATACTCCCTTTCCACAAGCACCAAAGAGTGGATGGTTCAATGGAAACGACAAGAAATGATTTCAGATGGGTCAATCAAAGAGTTCTTGAACACGCGAGATGCTCAGTTGGGATACTCGTTGATCGTGGCTTCGGTGGAACTACCCATGTCTCTGCTAGCGAAgtttcttcatccattattgtcTTGTTCTTCGGAGGGTGTGATGATCGTGAGGCACTTGCATATGGAGCACGCATGGCTGAACACCCTGGTATCAGTCTCACAGTGCTTCGCTTCTTGATGGAATCTGAGCCAGAAGTCGTTGGAATCGAAAAGATTGAGAAGTTGGACAGTGGGAATTGCTCAAAAGATGATGAGTACTTGGCTGAATTCCAACAGAAGATCCAAACTGAAAACTCAATCAAGTATGAAGTGAAAATGGTTAGAAATGCAGCAGAAGCCATTGCCATGATTAGGGAGTTGAGTCGTTCTGATCTGTTTGTGGTGGGGCGAAAGCCGGAGGGAAAGGTTGCAGAGATTTTGGATGTTAAGAGTGACATTCCTGAATTAGGACCAACTGGAAGTCTATTGGCATCATCAGATTTCTCAACTACAGCAACAGCATTGATTGTACAACAGTATCACAGCTTGACATCTTCGGATTCACCAGTAATCTCCATTTAG
- the LOC122648252 gene encoding cation/H(+) antiporter 18-like has protein sequence MASNSTTGTVCPAPMAATSNGVFQGNNPLDYALPLAILQICLVVALTRTLAYFLRPLRQPRVIAEIIGGVLLGPSALGRNTSYLNSVFPSSSITVLDTLANLGLLFFLFLVGVELDPKSLRRTGKKALAIAVAGISFPFALGIGSSFVLRQTISKGVDGPPFLVFMGVALSITAFPVLARILAELKLLTTDVGRLAMSAAAVNDVVAWILLALAIALSTTGHSPVVSVWVLLSGCCFVICISLVLPPVFKWMARRCQEGEPVDELYICATLAVVLAAGFATDAIGIHALFGAFVVGILVPKDGPFASALVEKVEDLVSGLFLPLYFVSSGLKTNVATIRGAQSWGLLVLVIVTACFGKIVGTIVVSLLCKVPCREALALGFLMNSKGLVELIVLNIGRDRKVLNEQTFSIMVLMALFTTFITTPLVVAVYKPARRANMDDYKHRTIERKKNNSTQFRILACFHSSINIPTLINLIEVSRGTDRQQGLCVYSMHLMELSERPSAILMVNKARKNGLPFWNKGQRQVDSDHVVVAFEAFQQLSRVSMRPMTAISAMTTIHEDICTSAENKRVAMIILPFHKQQRVDGSMETTRNDFRWVNQRVLEHARCSVGILVDRGFGGTTHVSASEVSSSIIVLFFGGCDDREALAYGARMAEHPGISLTVLRFLMETEPTEEIVGIDKIENLDTGNCSKDDEYLAEFQQKIQTESSMKYEVRMVRNAAETIAMIREFSRSDLFVVGRKPEGEIAETLDVKSDIPELGPIGSLLASSDFSTTASVLIVQQYHSLTSLDSPVISI, from the exons ATGGCTTCCAATTCAACAACGGGAACTGTATGTCCAGCTCCCATGGCAGCTACTTCTAATGGAGTCTTCCAAGGGAATAATCCTCTAGACTATGCACTACCTCTCGCCATTCTACAGATTTGCCTTGTTGTCGCTCTCACACGAACTCTTGCTTATTTCCTCAGACCTCTCAGACAACCTCGTGTCATTGCTGAGATCATT GGAGGAGTATTGCTTGGGCCATCAGCACTGGGCCGTAATACGAGCTATTTGAATTCAGTTTTCCCCTCAAGTAGCATCACAGTCTTAGACACTCTAGCCAACCTTGgacttctcttctttctcttcctggTAGGCGTAGAATTAGATCCAAAGTCTCTCCGTAGGACAGGAAAGAAAGCTCTTGCCATTGCTGTCGCCGGAATTAGCTTCCCCTTTGCATTAGGGATAGGTTCATCCTTTGTGCTCCGACAAACTATCTCCAAGGGCGTGGATGGACCTCCCTTCCTTGTCTTCATGGGTGTAGCGCTCTCTATAACAGCCTTCCCTGTCTTGGCTCGCATCCTTGCCGAACTTAAGCTCCTTACAACTGATGTGGGCCGGTTGGCCATGTCGGCCGCCGCAGTTAATGATGTAGTTGCTTGGATCTTGTTAGCCCTTGCTATTGCTCTCTCCACCACTGGCCATTCCCCTGTTGTCTCTGTGTGGGTTCTTCTCTCTGGCTGTTGTTTTGTTATCTGCATCAGTCTTGTACTTCCTCCAGTGTTTAAATGGATGGCCAGGCGTTGCCAAGAAGGTGAACCTGTAGATGAGTTATACATATGTGCCACCCTAGCTGTTGTATTGGCAGCTGGGTTTGCCACGGATGCTATAGGGATCCATGCCCTCTTTGGGGCTTTTGTGGTTGGGATTCTAGTCCCCAAGGATGGACCCTTTGCAAGTGCTCTTGTGGAGAAAGTGGAAGATCTTGTGTCTGGTCTCTTCCTTCCTCTGTATTTTGTCTCAAGCGGATTGAAGACAAATGTGGCCACAATTCGAGGGGCTCAATCCTGGGGTCTTCTAGTCTTGGTCATTGTCACTGCTTGTTTTGGGAAGATTGTTGGCACTATTGTAGTCTCCCTCCTCTGTAAGGTACCTTGCCGTGAGGCTCTTGCACTAGGCTTCCTGATGAACAGTAAAGGGTTGGTGGAGCTCATCGTCCTCAACATTGGTAGGGACAGAAAG GTGTTAAATGAACAAACCTTTTCTATCATGGTTTTGATGGCTCTCTTCACAACATTCATCACCACACCTCTTGTTGTTGCGGTGTATAAGCCTGCAAGAAGGGCCAACATGGATGATTATAAACACAGAACaatagagaggaagaagaacaatagTACTCAGTTTCGGATTTTGGCTTGTTTTCATAGTAGCATTAACATACCAACTCTGATAAATCTCATTGAAGTCTCCCGTGGGACTGATCGGCAGCAAGGTCTATGCGTCTATTCTATGCACCTCATGGAGCTCTCAGAGAGACCCTCTGCAATTCTCATGGTGAACAAGGCAAGGAAGAATGGGCTTCCTTTCTGGAACAAGGGGCAACGACAGGTGGACTCTGATCACGTTGTGGTCGCCTTTGAGGCATTTCAACAACTAAGTCGTGTATCTATGAGACCCATGACAGCGATCTCTGCAATGACTACTATCCATGAAGACATCTGCACTAGTGCTGAAAACAAGAGGGTGGCTATGATCATACTCCCTTTCCACAAGCAGCAAAGAGTAGATGGCTCAATGGAAACGACACGAAATGATTTTAGGTGGGTCAATCAGAGAGTCCTTGAACACGCGAGATGCTCAGTTGGGATACTCGTTGATCGTGGCTTTGGTGGAACTACCCATGTCTCTGCTAGCGAAgtttcttcatccattattgtcTTGTTCTTCGGAGGGTGTGATGACCGTGAGGCACTTGCATATGGAGCACGCATGGCTGAACACCCTGGTATCAGTCTCACAGTGCTTCGCTTCTTGATGGAAACTGAGCCAACTGAAGAGATCGTTGGAATCGATAAGATTGAGAACCTGGACACTGGGAATTGCTCAAAAGATGATGAGTACTTGGCTGAATTCCAACAGAAGATCCAAACTGAAAGCTCAATGAAGTATGAAGTGAGAATGGTTAGAAATGCAGCAGAAACCATTGCCATGATTAGGGAGTTCAGTCGTTCTGATCTGTTTGTGGTGGGGCGAAAGCCTGAGGGAGAGATTGCAGAGACTTTGGATGTTAAGAGTGACATTCCTGAATTAGGACCAATTGGAAGTCTATTGGCATCGTCAGATTTCTCAACTACAGCATCAGTATTGATTGTACAACAGTATCACAGCTTGACATCATTAGATTCACCAGTAATCTCCATTTAA
- the LOC122655547 gene encoding cation/H(+) antiporter 17-like: MASNATTGTVCPAPMAATSNGVFQGNNPLDYALPLAILQICLVVTLTRTLAYFLRPLRQPRVIAEIIGGVFLGPSALGRNTSYLNSVFPSRSLTVLDTPANLGLLFFLFLVGT, from the exons ATGGCTTCCAATGCAACAACGGGAACTGTATGTCCAGCTCCCATGGCAGCTACTTCTAATGGAGTCTTCCAAGGGAATAATCCTCTAGACTATGCACTACCTCTCGCCATTCTACAGATTTGCCTTGTTGTCACTCTCACACGAACTCTTGCTTATTTCCTCAGACCTCTCAGACAACCTCGTGTCATTGCTGAGATCATT GGAGGAGTATTTCTTGGGCCATCAGCACTGGGTCGTAATACGAGCTATTTGAATTCAGTTTTCCCCTCAAGAAGCCTCACAGTCTTAGACACTCCGGCTAACCTTGgacttctcttctttctcttcctggTAGGGACATGA
- the LOC122655554 gene encoding cation/H(+) antiporter 18-like, whose protein sequence is MKTNCCTSAENKRVAMIVLPFHKHERVDGSMETTRNDFRWANQRVLEHVRCSVGILVDRGFGGTTHVSASEVSSSIIVLFFRECDDREALANGARMAEHPGISLTVLRFLMEPKPAEEIAGIDSIEKLDTGNCSKDDEYLAEFQQKINTESSMKYEVRMVRNAAQTIATIREFSRSDLFVVGRKPEGEVAETLDVKSDFPELGAVGNLLGSSDFSTTASMGGTVPHDAHSTAPNTGGENFQ, encoded by the coding sequence ATGAAGACAAATTGCTGCACTAGTGCTGAAAACAAGAGGGTGGCTATGATAGTACTCCCTTTCCACAAGCACGAAAGAGTGGATGGTTCAATGGAAACGACAAGAAATGATTTCAGGTGGGCCAATCAAAGAGTTCTTGAACACGTGAGATGCTCGGTCGGGATACTCGTCGATCGTGGCTTTGGTGGAACTACCCATGTCTCTGCTAGCGAAGTTTCTTCATCTATTATTGTCTTGTTCTTCAGAGAGTGTGATGACCGTGAGGCACTTGCAAATGGAGCACGCATGGCTGAACATCCTGGTATCAGTCTCACAGTGCTTCGCTTCTTGATGGAACCTAAGCCAGCTGAAGAAATCGCTGGAATCGATTCGATTGAGAAGTTGGACACTGGGAATTGCTCAAAAGATGATGAGTACTTGGCTGAATTCCAACAAAAGATCAATACTGAAAGCTCAATGAAGTATGAAGTGAGAATGGTTAGAAATGCAGCACAAACCATTGCCACGATTAGGGAGTTCAGTCGTTCTGATCTGTTTGTGGTGGGGCGAAAGCCCGAGGGAGAGGTTGCAGAAACTTTGGATGTTAAGAGTGACTTTCCTGAATTAGGAGCAGTAGGAAATCTATTGGGATCATCCGATTTCTCAACTACAGCATCAATGGGCGGTACTGTGCCGCACGATGCCCACAGCACCGCCCCCAATACTGGGGGCGAAAATTTTCAGTGA
- the LOC122655561 gene encoding BAG family molecular chaperone regulator 6, producing MSTFYRPVGSYSLSPHQRNHTSYPNHYYPNWEIASPQINGDPGRSPIMNEPWSCGGGYGYFNPAECHGCCANGYWPACYGFKPPHSHLLPSPFPHYHHGPYLPYPEVYSPYCVPPPHYSVGQPRYEYDKNLPGNHCCGCPSHQCSSKVDGNVKIEEQEPEVEKAEQKSSTPIKSGEYQKPVVWIPPGYVKEEDGSLSSKPRPQVWSGWLPFDMSNTKSLKQGGEERKTQDEQNEEDRSHFPCPIIWMPAYEKPQEAETKDLKDINSVPKSPEDTPPKQYQQNEEKREHFPFPFFWMPAYDKRPEAETKDLKEVSQGPKSAEEVPSKLKTIPVKLLRCDECGDKPIVADDTSGVNAKVAEEELKPKSIPVKQMEDFEEKKSSGGTGTSPKSIPVKQMEENANKSSHGCMKSRPGSPKASKLSPVCLRVDPLPRRKNGNGASRSPSPPGGKDKLQEEHGRTSLTSLDTVKESEDSKVQDSTMKKVSEEQAGKNDREAVEIRDKGRREDTIKSLWDVPVVSKEQMPEILVTKKVEMDEKEQKTAKEAVESKTEKWEDPRKKTKNISVTEAAVLIQSAYRGYEVRKWQPLKKLRQVGKVREQVEEVRERIHALESSPELQRDEKQKVSLGETIMGLLLQLDVIQGLHPSLRDIRKSVARDLVSLQERLDSMASQESEGSKLTLDAPTNSAKQVVENIPETNVDVGVPLGRNDEEKPLELSKAPSIALHGNDTEPNGPTNESIETEGPILEKLRTSSADDEIVVGPLTNEVLADSREQREEKALEPLLEDKERDSKIETITDVEPCLVREMIETPHKGSEEAQSEAAGMKLSIDMEEEKSTAGPEMLVENELECKPQELDELPLVVESVADQLKEAMDDVIQLSTLQELQLGVLEGTLSSDSEQNVGHVTRRKEEPETLSTDSDVGHVTVESLEFADSDSKPGSSVLQPTAKEDLTDEEHMTTPKLEDSAYILQGVERNHEEKRVEDQVITNVDSFQAVSTSPSDSTDHIIASQAEDMGVIMKESEDDISDTELPKIDGCIVKEVGKDCLPSIQLDAMEAAWGAPNVTEDKDGTDGSETVTGDEVDHKPCGSEMVEGVITSFPAEMEGEITSSDPVAQVSHEQSPKILDIVQGRQVPLHDNDLVEDNEKLKEMLQKLLLAGKEQLSIISDLNGRIKDLERKLKSKKKMKMRPRRVKQSNALAKGNAATCAA from the exons ATGTCAACCTTCTACAGGCCTGTGGGTTCATACTCCTTGTCTCCTCATCAAAGAAATCATACTTCATATCCTAACCACTATTATCCAAACTGGGAAATTGCTTCACCTCAAATTAATGGTGATCCAGGCAGGTCTCCCATAATGAATGAACCTTGGTCTTGCGGTGGTGGCTATGGTTACTTTAACCCTGCAGAATGCCATGGCTGCTGTGCCAACGGCTACTGGCCTGCTTGCTACGGTTTTAAACCTCCACACTCTCATCTTCTGCCATCACCATTCCCTCATTACCACCATGGTCCTTACCTTCCATACCCTGAAGTTTATTCACCTTACTGTGTTCCTCCTCCACATTACTCAGTCGGACAACCCAGATATGAGTATGATAAGAACCTACCTGGTAACCATTGTTGTGGGTGCCCAAGCCATCAATGCAGTTCAAAGGTAGATGGTAATGTCAAGATTGAAGAACAGGAGCCTGAAGTTGAGAAGGCTGAACAAAAATCATCTACACCGATCAAGTCAGGAGAATACCAAAAGCCAGTTGTTTGGATTCCCCCTGGTTATGTGAAGGAGGAGGACGGGAGTTTATCTTCTAAACCAAGGCCACAGGTCTGGAGTGGATGGCTTCCATTTGACATGAGCAACACCAAATCACTGAAGCAGGGAGGTGAGGAAAGAAAAACACAAGACGAGCAAAATGAAGAGGACAGGTCTCACTTCCCTTGTCCTATAATTTGGATGCCTGCTTATGAAAAGCCACAAGAAGCAGAGACAAAGGATCTGAAGGACATCAACTCTGTTCCAAAATCTCCAGAGGATACTCCACCAAAGCAATATCAGCAAaatgaagagaagagggaacacttcccttttccatttttttggatGCCTGCATATGATAAGAGACCAGAAGCTGAGACGAAGGATCTGAAGGAGGTTAGCCAGGGTCCCAAGTCTGCAGAGGAGGTGCCCTCCAAGCTCAAAACTATCCCAGTAAAGCTTCTTCGGTGTGATGAATGTGGGGACAAACCAATAGTAGCAGACGACACCTCTGGAGTTAATGCAAAAGTGGCTGAGGAAGAGTTGAAACCAAAAAGCATACCTGTGAAGCaaatggaagattttgaagaaaagaaatcctCAGGTGGAACTGGGACATCGCCCAAAAGCATTCCTGTGAAACAGATGGAAGAGAATGCAAACAAGTCTTCGCATGGCTGCATGAAAAGCCGACCTGGATCACCAAAGGCATCCAAGCTATCTCCTGTGTGCCTGCGGGTTGATCCATTGCCAAGGAGGAAGAATGGTAATGGCGCTTCAAGGTCCCCAAGCCCTCCTGGTGGGAAGGACAAATTGCAAGAGGAACATGGTAGAACTTCGTTGACTTCTTTGGATACGGTTAAGGAAAGCGAAGACTCAAAAGTGCAGGATTCTACTATGAAGAAGGTCTCTGAAGAACAGGCAGGAAAGAATGACAGAGAAGCTGTTGAAATAAGGGACAAAGGCAGAAGGGAAGATACAATAAAGAGTTTGTGGGATGTACCTGTGGTAAGTAAGGAGCAGATGCCAGAGATACTGGTCACAAAGAAAGTTGAGATGGATGAGAAAGAGCAGAAAACTGCCAAGGAAGCAGTAGAATCAAAGACAGAAAAATGGGAGGAtccaaggaaaaaaacaaaaaatatttcagttaCTGAAGCAGCTGTTTTAATTCAGTCAGCCTATCGTGGATATGAAGTGAGAAAGTGGCAACCATTGAAGAAACTGAGGCAGGTGGGAAAAGTGCGTGAGCAGGTGGAGGAGGTTAGAGAGCGTATTCATGCTCTGGAGTCCTCTCCTGAATTGCAGAGGGATGAGAAGCAGAAAGTGAGCCTTGGAGAAACTATAATGGGTCTTCTTCTACAACTGGATGTAATTCAG GGCTTGCATCCTAGCCTCAGAGATATCAGAAAGTCTGTGGCCAGGGACCTTGTTTCTTTGCAGGAAAGACTTGATTCTATGGCCAGCCAGGAATCTGAAGGATCTAAATTGACATTGGATGCACCAACGAACAGCGCCAAACAAGTGGTAGAGAATATTCCAGAGACAAATGTCGATGTGGGTGTGCCACTGGGAAGAAATGATGAAGAGAAACCATTAGAGCTTTCAAAGGCTCCTTCTATTGCCTTGCATGGGAATGACACTGAGCCAAATGGGCCAACTAATGAGTCAATAGAAACTGAAGGGCCTATTTTGGAGAAACTACGTACTAGTTCTGCTGATGATGAAATTGTAGTTGGTCCATTGACTAATGAAGTCTTGGCAGATTCCAGGGAACAACGTGAAGAGAAAGCACTAGAGCCCCTACTGGAGGACAAAGAGAGAGATTCTAAGATAGAAACCATTACAGATGTGGAGCCTTGCTTGGTGAGGGAGATGATTGAAACACCACATAAGGGGTCTGAAGAGGCACAGTCTGAAGCTGCAGGCATGAAACTGTCAATAGACATGGAGGAGGAAAAATCTACTGCTGGTCCTGAGATGCTGGTGGAAAATGAGTTGGAATGCAAGCCACAAGAACTGGATGAACTTCCACTGGTTGTGGAATCTGTGGCAGACCAACTCAAGGAGGCAATGGATGATGTGATTCAGTTGTCAACTTTGCAAGAGTTGCAACTAGGGGTGTTGGAAGGCACTCTGAGCTCCGACTCtgagcagaatgttgggcatgTCACAAGGAGAAAAGAGGAGCCAGAGACACTGAGTACTGACTCAGATGTTGGGCATGTGACAGTAGAAAGCTTAGAATTTGCAGATTCCGACTCTAAACCAGGAAGCTCTGTTTTGCAGCCAACAGCTAAGGAAGATCTTACAGATGAGGAGCACATGACAACTCCCAAGTTGGAGGATTCAGCTTATATTCTCCAAGGGGTTGAGAGGAATCATGAAGAGAAACGAGTGGAAGATCAAGTGATTACCAATGTTGATTCTTTTCAAGCCGTTAGCACCAGTCCATCTGATTCTACAGATCACATCATTGCATCCCAGGCTGAAGATATGGGGGTCATTATGAAGGAGAGCGAGGATGATATATCTGACACTGAACTGCCCAAGATTGATGGATGTATAGTGAAAGAGGTTGGGAAAGATTGCTTGCCAAGTATTCAGTTGGATGCTATGGAGGCAGCATGGGGAGCACCAAACGTGACAGAAGATAAGGATGGCACTGATGGGTCGGAAACTGTAACTGGCGATGAAGTTGATCATAAGCCCTGTGGTTCTGAAATGGTAGAGGGGGTAATAACAAGCTTCCCTGCAGAAATGGAGGGAGAAATCACAAGCTCAGATCCAGTAGCGCAAGTGAGTCATGAACAGTCACCAAAGATTCTGGATATTGTTCAGGGTAGGCAGGTACCTCTACATGATAATGATCTTGTTGAAGACAATGAGAAACTGAAGGAGATGCTACAGAAGTTGCTCCTAGCGGGTAAAGAGCAGTTATCTATCATTTCAGACTTGAATGGCAGAATCAAAGATTTAGAGAGGAAGTTGAAGagcaagaagaaaatgaagatgagACCACGAAGGGTTAAACAATCTAATGCTCTGGCCAAAGGGAATGCTGCAACCTGTGCTGCATGA